From the Carya illinoinensis cultivar Pawnee chromosome 4, C.illinoinensisPawnee_v1, whole genome shotgun sequence genome, one window contains:
- the LOC122308515 gene encoding FCS-Like Zinc finger 6-like, whose product MLLGKRPRPPVRRTTSMTGINVDPSVFEAPDSDLQNPVNDPHATAIGEAPAVAQTMNLVPNGGYVDQRFLATVNSPRSTQLGSTSGTADHFMETAHFLHTCGLCKKRLAPGRDIYMYRGDTAFCSLECREQQMKQDERKEN is encoded by the exons atgTTGCTGGGGAAGCGTCCACGCCCTCCTGTAAGAAGAACAACAAGCATGACCGGGATCAACGTGGATCCTAGCGTCTTTGAAGCTCCGGATTCTGATCTTCAAAACCCCGTAAATGATCCTCATGCAACAGCGATTGGAGAAGCGCCGGCGGTGGCTCAGACCATGAACTTGGTTCCAAATGGAGGATACGTCGACCAACGTTTCTTGGCGACGGTGAACTCTCCCAGATCAACCCAGCTTGGAAGTACCTCCGGTACTGCTGACCATTTCATGGAGACTGCCCACTTTCTGCATACATGTGGCCTCTGTAAAAAACGCCTCGCACCTGGCCGAGACATCTACATGTATAG GGGGGATACAGCGTTTTGTAGTTTAGAGTGCAGGGAGCAACAGATGAAGCAagatgagagaaaagagaaCTGA